One window of the Trifolium pratense cultivar HEN17-A07 linkage group LG2, ARS_RC_1.1, whole genome shotgun sequence genome contains the following:
- the LOC123910963 gene encoding probable endo-1,3(4)-beta-glucanase ARB_01444 — protein MSINKEETPFLFPQTQSTVLPGPSTFFSPKLLSTPLPTNSFFQNFVLKNGDQPEYIHPYLIKSSNSSLSVSYPFHHFNSAFIYQVFNADLTITSIEQKTNQNSNEKHIISSYSDLSVTLDIPSSNLSFFLVRGSPFLTVSVTKPTPLSISTIHAILSFTSNDNLTKFTFHLNNDQTWILYASLPIKLSHELSEITSEAFSGIIRIALLPDSNSKNEDVLDKFSSCYPLSGDAVIKEPFSVEYKFEKKGSGDLLLLAHPLHVQLLSKNDSNITVLDDFKYKSIDGDLVGVVGDSWLLKTDPVSVTWHSSKGVKEESHDEIVSSLLKDVENLKSSPITTASSYFYGKLIARAARLALIAEEVNYLDAIPSVKKYLKESIEPWLDGTFSGNGFLFDKKWGGIITKQGSTDTGADFGFGIYNDHHYHLGYFLYGIAVLAKIDPIWGKKYKSQAYSLLEDFMNLNTSSNSNYTRLRCFDLYKLHSWAGGLTEFADGRNQESTSEAVNAYYSAALIGMAYDDAELAANASTLTSLEILAAKMWWHVKEGQNLYEEDFTKENRMMGVLWSNKRDSGLWFAPAAWKECRLGIQLLPLVPISDVLFSNVDYVKELVEWTLNALNREGVEEGWKGFVYALQGIYDNESGLKNIKGLKGFDDGNSLTNLLWWIHSRSDK, from the coding sequence ATGTCTATCAACAAAGAGGAAACACCTTTCCTATTCCCACAAACTCAATCAACTGTTCTACCTGGCCCCTCAACCTTCTTTTCTCCAAAACTGCTATCCACACCCCTCCCTACAAACTCTTTCTTCCAAAACTTTGTTCTCAAAAATGGTGATCAACCTGAATACATTCATCCTTATCTCATCAAATCCTCAAACTCATCCTTATCTGTTTCATACCCTTTTCACCATTTTAACTCAGCTTTCATATACCAAGTTTTCAATGCTGATCTCACCATAACTTCCATTGAACAGAAAACCAATCAAAATTCCAATGAAAAACACATAATATCTTCATATAGTGATCTCAGTGTCACCTTAGATATCCCTTCTTCAAATCTGAGTTTCTTTCTTGTTAGAGGAAGTCCCTTTTTAACTGTTTCTGTGACAAAACCAACCCCTCTTTCCATTTCAACCATTCATGCCATTCTTTCCTTCACTTCAAATGATAACCTTACCAAGTTCACTTTTCACCTTAACAATGATCAAACATGGATCCTATACGCTTCCTTGCCGATCAAGTTAAGTCATGAACTTTCTGAGATCACTTCCGAGGCCTTCTCCGGAATAATCCGGATTGCTTTGTTGCCGGATTCCAATTCGAAAAACGAGGATGTTCTTGACAAGTTCAGTTCTTGTTACCCTTTGTCAGGTGATGCTGTGATCAAAGAACCATTTAGTGTTGAGTATAAGTTTGAGAAGAAAGGTTCAGGTGATTTGTTGCTATTAGCACATCCTCTTCATGTTCAACTTTTGTCTAAGAATGACTCTAATATTActgttttggatgattttaaGTATAAAAGCATTGATGGAGACTTAGTTGGTGTTGTTGGTGATTCATGGCTTTTGAAAACTGACCCGGTTTCTGTAACTTGGCATTCAAGCAAAGGTGTGAAAGAAGAATCTCATGATGAAATTGTTTCATCTCTATTGAAAGATGTTGAGAATCTAAAATCATCACCAATAACAACAGCATCAtcttatttttatggaaaattgATAGCAAGGGCTGCAAGATTAGCATTGATAGCTGAAGAAGTGAATTACCTTGATGCAATTCCATCtgtgaaaaaatatttgaaggaaTCTATTGAGCCTTGGCTTGATGGAACTTTTAGTGGAAATGGATttctatttgataaaaaatggGGAGGTATTATAACCAAACAAGGTTCTACTGATACCGGTGCTGATTTCGGATTCGGAATTTATAatgatcatcattatcatttaGGATATTTTCTCTATGGAATTGCAGTTCTTGCTAAGATTGATCCAATTTGGGGTAAGAAGTATAAGTCTCAAGCCTATTCCCTATTGGAAGATTTTATGAACTTGAACACAAGCTCGAACTCGAATTATACACGTTTGAGGTGTTTTGATCTTTATAAGTTGCACTCTTGGGCCGGAGGGCTAACCGAGTTTGCGGACGGAAGAAACCAAGAGAGTACTAGTGAAGCTGTGAATGCGTACTATTCTGCAGCGTTGATCGGTATGGCATATGACGATGCAGAACTCGCAGCCAATGCATCGACACTTACATCATTGGAAATTCTTGCTGCTAAAATGTGGTGGCATGTGAAAGAAGGACAGAATCTCTATGAAGAAGATTTTACAAAAGAGAATAGGATGATGGGAGTTCTTTGGTCTAACAAAAGAGACAGTGGATTATGGTTTGCTCCTGCTGCTTGGAAAGAATGTAGGCTTGGAATTCAGCTTTTACCATTAGTTCCTATTTCTGATGTTTTGTTTTCAAATGTTGATTATGTGAAGGAACTTGTGGAGTGGACTTTGAATGCTTTGAATAGAGAAGGTGTTGAAGAAGGATGGAAAGGTTTTGTGTATGCATTGCAAGGAATTTATGATAATGAAAGTGGATTGAAGAATATAAAAGGGTTGAAAGGTTTTGATGATGGAAATTCTTTGACTAATCTTTTATGGTGGATTCATAGCAGAAGTGATAAATAG
- the LOC123910962 gene encoding probable endo-1,3(4)-beta-glucanase ARB_01444, translating to MSSTINKNKPFLFPQGNSTVLPDPSKFFSQNLLSTPLPTNSFFQNFVLNNGDAPEYIHPYLIKSSNSSLSVSYPTRNSNSSVISQVFNNDFTITSSQQKTKQSSNAKHIITSYSDLSVTLDIPSSNLSFFLVRGSPYLTFSVTKPTALTISTIHAVLFFTSNDSHTRYKIQLNNGQTWILYASSPIKLKAFINDIISEAFSGIIRMALLSDSNSENEAVLDRFSSVYPLSGNAKLGEPFSVEYKFEKEGSGDLLLLAHPLHLQLLSKSESDVTVLDDFKYKSIDGDLIGVVGDSWLLKTEPVSITWHSSKGVKEESHDEIVSALSKDVEDLNSSAISSTTSSYFYGKLIARAARLALIAEEVFFFDAIQKVRNFLKETIEPWLEGTFNGNGFLYDRKWGGIITQQGSNDAGGDFGFGIYNDHHYHIGYFLYAIAVLVKIDPAWGRKYKAQAYSLVEDFMNLSIESNSNYTRLRMFDLYKLHSWAGGLTEFLDGRNQESTSEAVNAYYAAALLGMAYGDAQVVSIGSTLTSLEILAAQMWWQVKEGGDLYEEEFTKENRVMGVLWNNKRDTGLWFAPAEFREARLGIQLLPLAPISEVLFSDADYVKDLVEWTLPALNREGVGEGWKGFLYSLEGIYDTESALEKIRNLHGFDGGNSLTNLLWWIHSRGEGGDE from the coding sequence ATGTCTTCTACTATCAACAAGAACAAACCTTTTCTATTCCCACAAGGTAATTCCACTGTCCTCCCTGACCCCTCAAAATTCTTCTCTCAAAATCTGCTATCCACACCCCTCCCTACAAACTCTTTCTTCCAAAACTTTGTTCTCAACAATGGTGATGCACCAGAATACATTCACCCTTACCTCATCaaatcatcaaactcatcacTTTCTGTTTCATACCCTACTCGCAATTCTAATTCTTCTGTCATTTCCCAAGTTTTCAACAATGATTTCACCATAACTTCATCTCaacaaaaaactaaacaaaGTTCTAATGCAAAACACATAATCACTTCTTATAGTGATCTTAGTGTTACCTTAGATATCCCTTCTTCAAATCTGAGTTTCTTTCTTGTTAGAGGAAGTCCCTATTTGACTTTTTCTGTAACAAAACCAACTGCTCTTACAATTTCCACCATTCATGCTGTTCTTTTTTTCACTTCAAATGATTCACATACCAGGTACAAAATTCAGCTTAACAATGGTCAAACATGGATACTATATGCTTCCTCACCAATCAAGTTGAAAGCTTTTATTAATGATATCATTTCTGAGGCCTTTTCTGGCATAATTCGGATGGCTTTGTTGTCGGATTCCAATTCGGAAAATGAAGCTGTTCTTGACAGGTTTAGTTCTGTTTACCCTTTATCAGGTAATGCTAAACTTGGAGAACCATTTTCTGTTGAGTATAAGTTTGAGAAGGAAGGTTCAGGTGATTTGTTGCTATTAGCACACCCTCTTCATCTTCAACTTTTATCTAAAAGTGAAAGTGATGTAACTGTTCTTGATGATTTCAAGTATAAAAGCATTGATGGTGATCTTATTGGTGTTGTTGGTGATTCATGGCTTTTGAAAACAGAACCTGTTTCAATTACTTGGCACTCAAGCAAAGGTGTAAAAGAGGAATCACATGATGAAATTGTTTCAGCACTTTCTAAAGATGTTGAAGATTTAAACTCATCTGCAatatcatcaacaacatcatcttatttttatggaaaattgATTGCAAGAGCAGCTAGGCTTGCATTGATAGCTGAAGAGGTTTTCTTCTTTGATGCTATTCAAAAAGTTAGAAACTTTTTGAAAGAAACCATTGAGCCATGGCTTGAAGGAACTTTCAATGGAAATGGTTTTCTATATGACAGAAAATGGGGAGGAATTATTACTCAACAAGGGTCTAATGATGCTGGTGGTGATTTCGGTTTCGGAATTTACAATGATCATCATTATCATATAGGCTACTTTCTTTATGCAATTGCAGTTCTTGTTAAGATTGATCCAGCATGGGGAAGAAAGTATAAGGCACAAGCCTATTCACTTGTGGAAGATTTTATGAACTTGAGTATAGAATCAAACTCGAATTATACACGTTTGAGGATGTTCGATCTTTATAAGTTGCATTCGTGGGCCGGAGGGCTAACCGAGTTTTTAGATGGAAGAAATCAAGAGAGTACTAGTGAAGCTGTGAATGCATACTATGCTGCAGCATTGTTAGGAATGGCATATGGTGATGCTCAAGTTGTGTCCATTGGATCAACACTAACATCATTGGAAATTCTTGCAGCTCAAATGTGGTGGCAAGTGAAAGAAGGAGGAGATTTGTATGAAGAAGAGTTTACAAAAGAGAATAGGGTTATGGGAGTTTTGTGGAATAATAAAAGAGACACTGGACTTTGGTTTGCACCAGCTGAGTTTAGAGAAGCTAGGCTTGGAATTCAGCTTCTTCCATTGGCTCCTATTTCTGAAGTTTTGTTTTCTGATGCTGATTATGTGAAGGATCTTGTTGAGTGGACATTGCCTGCATTGAATAGGGAAGGTGTTGGTGAAGGATGGAAGGGATTCTTGTATTCATTGGAAGGAATCTATGATACTGAAAGTGCTTTGGAGAAGATAAGAAACTTGCATGGTTTTGATGGTGGAAACTCTTTGACTAATCTTTTGTGGTGGATTCATAGCAGAGGTGAAGGTGGTGATGAGTAG